The sequence AAAATGTAAATGTTAGAGAAGATGCTTCAAAAGAATCAAAGTCGATCACACAGTTAAGTTACCAAATTGTAAGAGCAGAAGCTGATGATTTAGATGGACGAAGACTAGAAAAGGAAAGTAATTGTAATTGGAAAAAGATTTGTACACCCCAAGGAAAACCTGGTTATGTATGTGACAGGTTTTTACGTAGTCCTCTTGACTACAGGGCTTTCTTTGAAAAAAAGAAAAACAATTGGTATCTTACCGTCTTCATTGTAGGCGATTGACCACGGTTAAATAAAAGTATTGTATAGATTTTTCTTGAAACGTAACTAAGGCAGGTTTATATATGGTGAAACCATTGTTCAAGGAAACATTTATGTTAAAAAAATTACTCTTTGTTGCTTTAGCGTTTTCGCTAACCAACTGCTTGGTATTAAACCCTGTTGGTGCAACCCTCGACCGAGAAAAAGGTTCTGAAGCGGCTTCCCGAATTACAGATGCTGCCATCCAAACAGATCTAGTTCGATCAGTGATTATCAGTGGTAGTCTGAATATCAGCATATTGAGTTTGGTTGCAGCTGATGTTGCAAAGATAGAATCCGATAAATACTATGTTAAATCTGATGTAGACCAGTGTATTAATGACATCCAAGGTTTTAAAGGTGTGGCTCTTGGATCTTTAGTTGCCAATATCATTTCTTGCCAAGACTTGAAAACTGATGGATACTTAACGGGAGATCCGTTCCCAAGTTTCTAATTTAAAAAACAAATTCCCTGCCTCTTTTTTCTTGAGGTAGGGAACTCTCCCTCCCTCTTTCGGGTCATATTCACCAAACAAACAAGGAAGGTTTTATGATCTCTCTGAAAAAAACATTCAAAATTGTCGCAACAATTGGTCTTGCATCGGTGATGGCATTTGCTTTTGGAAATTGCCGCGGACATAAAGATTTCGAAAAAAGAATCGAATGGGTGGCGTCCAAACTCACATCTAAACTCGATTTAGATGAAGCACAAAAAGCAAAACTGGAAACCATCAAAGCCGAACTCATTGCCAAACATAAGGAAATGAAACCGAAACATGAATCTTGGGCCAAAGAAATGGCAACTCAAATTCGTGCAGAAAAAATCGATACCAAGTTGTTGGATAAAATGAGTATTGAACGAGAAACGCGCCACCAAGAAATGCGTAAGTTTTTCCAATCAAAACTTGTGGAATTCCATGCTGTATTAAAACCAGAACAAAGGGAAAAGTTTGCTGATTTAGTGGAACGTTTTGCGAGTCGACACCAACCACCGGAAGAATAAACAATGCCTGAGTTTGACTTCGAAACAGTAGTCAAAGAAACCAAATTTTTGGTTT is a genomic window of Leptospira bourretii containing:
- a CDS encoding Spy/CpxP family protein refolding chaperone: MISLKKTFKIVATIGLASVMAFAFGNCRGHKDFEKRIEWVASKLTSKLDLDEAQKAKLETIKAELIAKHKEMKPKHESWAKEMATQIRAEKIDTKLLDKMSIERETRHQEMRKFFQSKLVEFHAVLKPEQREKFADLVERFASRHQPPEE
- a CDS encoding TIGR04452 family lipoprotein, with amino-acid sequence MLKKLLFVALAFSLTNCLVLNPVGATLDREKGSEAASRITDAAIQTDLVRSVIISGSLNISILSLVAADVAKIESDKYYVKSDVDQCINDIQGFKGVALGSLVANIISCQDLKTDGYLTGDPFPSF